The Colias croceus chromosome 3, ilColCroc2.1 genome includes a region encoding these proteins:
- the LOC123690735 gene encoding alpha-tocopherol transfer protein-like → MPVRPLCPELAVIAEKELNEDPKRIDSDIQHIREWISKQPHLHARTDDQWIVTFLRGCKYSLERTKEKIDLYYSMRSLAPEIFFHLKHTDPKFIEILESGSCLLLPKLAAPNGQRIFISKPSLLNVEKHKMMDVFAVTNVMQRIMLMDDDNSVIAGSRSVMDMEGLNMSFFLQMTPSLMRKLTVYTQEATPLRFKGGHYINVGNGFETIYNVMKTFLNEKTKSRLYVHNTNYEELYKYVPKEVLPVEYGGNGGTIPEIIEYWKNKIQEYSAWLEEDMQYRTDESKRPGKPRSAEEMFGVEGSFRQLEFD, encoded by the exons ATGCCTGTACGGCCTCTTTGCCCCGAATTGGCAGTTATTGCcgaaaaagaattaaatgaaGACCCCAAACGTATTGATAGTGATATCCAGCATATTAGAGAATGGATTTCCAAGCAACCACATTTGCACGCCAGGACAG ACGACCAATggattgtaacatttttgcgtGGCTGCAAATACAGCTTAGAGAGAACAAAGGAGAAGATAGACCTGTATTACTCTATGCGCAGCTTAGCAcctgaaatatttttccacTTGAAACACACTGATCCAAAATTTATCGAAATTCTAGAATCAGG gTCATGCCTTCTTCTTCCGAAGTTGGCTGCTCCCAATGGGCAACGCATTTTCATTTCTAAACCCTCTTTACTAAATGTAGAAAAACACAAAATGATGGACGTTTTCGCTGTAACGAATGTAATGCAAAGG ataatgCTTATGGATGATGACAATTCTGTAATTGCGGGATCTCGATCAGTAATGGACATGGAAGGTTTGAATATGTCGTTTTTCCTACAAATGACACCATCCTTGATGAGGAAATTGACTGTTTACACCCAG GAAGCAACGCCTTTGAGATTCAAGGGAGGCCATTACATTAATGTAGGCAATGGATTTGAAACAATTTACAACgtcatgaaaacatttttgaacGAAAAAACAAAAAGCAGG CTTTATGTGCATAATACCAATTACGAAGAACTATACAAATACGTACCAAAAGAGGTGCTACCAGTTGAATATGGTGGCAACGGTGGTACCATACCAGAAATTAttg AATACTGGAAAAACAAGATTCAGGAGTACAGTGCATGGTTGGAGGAGGATATGCAGTACCGTACCGACGAATCTAAGAGACCGGGCAAACCACGATCCGCTGAAGAAATGTTTGGTGTTGAAGGCTCGTTTAGGCAATtagaatttgattaa
- the LOC123690736 gene encoding alpha-tocopherol transfer protein-like encodes MSIRALSPELAEKARLELNEDSNRLQSDIQHIKDWLSKQPHLRARTDDQFIVSFLRGCKFSLERTKEKIDLYYSLRTMAPELFSVHAKDARFKEIMSQGSYIILPKTCASDKTRITLIRPGRYDANKYSIIDILSAANNLEKIILVDDDAGLINGRRTIVDLEGVTMAHFVQMSPSNMKKMIVLGQDATPMRMKGAHYINLPNGFDVVFNAMRSLLNEKNRNRLLVHNKNYEEMYKYIPKEALPAEYGGNAGTIDEILDYWMKKTDEFSSWLEEDLQYGSDESKRPGKPKTAADYFGVDGSFRQLDFD; translated from the exons ATGTCAATTCGCGCCCTGAGCCCTGAATTAGCTGAGAAAGCTCGGCTAGAATTAAATGAGGATAGTAATAGACTGCAAAGTGACATACAGCATATTAAAGATTGGCTGTCGAAACAACCGCATTTGAGGGCTAGAACAG ATGATCAATTTATTGTGTCATTTTTGCGTGGATGCAAATTCAGTTTGGAAAGAACAAAGGAGAAGATTGATCTTTATTATTCTCTTCGTACCATGGCCCCAGAACTGTTCAGTGTACATGCAAAAGATGCCCGTTTTAAGGAAATTATGAGTCAAGG ATCTTATATAATTCTACCAAAAACTTGCGCTAGTGACAAGACAAGGATTACATTGATACGCCCGGGACGATATGACGCCAATAAATATAGTATAATTGATATTCTTTCGGCAGCAAATAATTTGGAAAAG ATTATTTTAGTCGATGATGATGCTGGTTTGATCAATGGTAGACGTACTATAGTAGATTTAGAGGGAGTCACGATGGCACATTTCGTACAAATGTCACCAAGTAATATGAAGAAAATGATTGTTTTAGGACAG GACGCTACTCCTATGCGGATGAAAGGTGCACATTATATTAATCTTCCTAATGGATTTGATGTCGTTTTCAACGCAATGCGAAGTCTTCTCAATGAAAAAAACAGGAACCGG ttactCGTGCACAATAAGAATTACgaagaaatgtataaatatatccCTAAAGAGGCGTTGCCAGCTGAATATGGAGGTAATGCGGGAACTATCGACGAAATTTTAG ACTATTGGATGAAAAAAACAGACGAATTCAGTTCCTGGTTAGAAGAGGACTTACAATATGGATCTGACGAATCCAAAAGACCCGGGAAACCAAAAACTGCGGCAGATTACTTTGGTGTTGATGGTTCCTTTAGACAATTAGATTTTGATTAA